Proteins co-encoded in one Bacillus horti genomic window:
- a CDS encoding cell division protein FtsQ/DivIB — protein MNNNKVIYDDRIPKLKEQRKLKSNKVFILLIFLFFALILLILFFQSPLSKLATIEISGNALLSDGEVVQAAEIQSGMSYFQFSKNGLEQKIAQMVQVEEVHVERVFPNHLYIEITELPVVAFWLQEQNLYPILSSGHIIFQEAWTDHRVQQPILTGWSTKEGIIELSKELDYLSDYVSNQISEITLTPIDSDPYRLTLYMEDGNEVRTSIRKFAERMNLYPDFVEEINSNGELTGIYHLFDAIWFEDPMLDEGESGESGAEGAS, from the coding sequence ATGAATAACAACAAAGTGATTTATGATGATCGAATACCAAAATTAAAGGAACAGCGAAAACTTAAAAGTAATAAAGTATTTATTCTATTAATCTTTCTCTTCTTTGCTTTAATTCTTCTCATATTATTTTTTCAATCCCCTTTATCGAAGCTAGCCACCATTGAAATCTCAGGTAATGCTTTGCTTTCCGATGGAGAAGTGGTACAAGCTGCAGAAATACAAAGCGGGATGTCTTACTTTCAATTTTCAAAGAACGGTCTTGAACAAAAAATAGCTCAAATGGTTCAAGTGGAGGAAGTCCATGTAGAGCGTGTTTTTCCTAATCATCTATATATAGAAATTACAGAGTTGCCTGTAGTGGCTTTTTGGTTACAAGAGCAGAATCTTTACCCTATTCTATCCAGTGGACATATTATTTTTCAAGAAGCGTGGACGGATCATCGTGTCCAGCAGCCAATCTTAACCGGATGGTCTACTAAGGAAGGGATAATTGAGCTTAGTAAGGAATTAGACTACTTATCAGATTATGTATCCAATCAAATATCCGAAATTACATTAACCCCCATAGACTCAGATCCCTATCGATTGACTTTATATATGGAAGATGGTAACGAGGTTCGTACGTCTATTCGTAAGTTTGCCGAAAGAATGAACCTGTATCCTGACTTTGTAGAAGAAATTAATTCTAACGGAGAACTTACGGGGATTTATCATCTTTTTGATGCGATCTGGTTTGAAGATCCAATGTTAGATGAGGGCGAGTCTGGGGAATCAGGCGCGGAAGGGGCAAGCTAA